CTCTGGCCGTTGTTCGTCGCACCTCCAGCCGACCCCACGGCCCGTGCCGTGGACGCCCCGCTGGTCTTCGTGATCCTCCTGCCGCTGCTGCTGGCCATCGTGCTCGCCGAGCTGTCGGACTCGGGGATGGACGCGAAAGCGCTGGCCCTGCTCGGCGTGTTGTCGGCGGTCAACGCGGGTCTGCGCCCGTTGGGTGCGGGGACGGCGGGTATCGAGACGGTGTTCTTCCTGCTGGTCCTGGCCGGCCGGGTATTCGGTCCGGGATTCGGATTCCTGCTCGGCTCGACCTCGTTGTTCGCCTCGGCGCTATTGACCGCCGGTATCGGTCCGTGGCTTCCGTTTCAAATGTTGTCCTCCTCGCTGTTGGGTCTCGGTGCCGGGCTGTTGCCGGCCCGACCGCGCGGTCGGGCCGAGATCGCGATGTTGGCCTGTTACGGAGTACTCGCCGCCTATGTCTTCGGTTTCCTGATGAACATGTGGTCCTGGCCGTTGCTGACGGGCACCGATACCGCACTCTCGTTCGTTCCCGGCGGGCCGATCGCAGAGAATCTGCACCGTTTCCTGCTCTTCACGCTCACCACGTCCACGCTGGGCTGGGACACCGGTCGAGCGATCACGAACCTGGTGGCCATCCTGCTGGTCGGGCCCGCAGTCCTCACGGTGTTGCGACGTGCCGCCCGACGTGCCGCATGGGCTTGATACTCCCGATGGAGCAATTCCGGCCGTCATTCGGACGCAATTCCTTCTCGTCGCCCCGACCGCAGTCGGCGAAACGCGATCCGAAAGAACCAGCGACGTGGACTGTTCATTCGGATAGAATCCGGTCGAGGCATCCTGAAAACGGATCTCACTATTTTCCGGTCTCAGATGTCGCACGCGGGACGATCGAGGTGATCAGCGTCGATCAGCGAGCCGTCTCGATTGCCAGTGGCCGGTCGAGAAAACGGGGAAGGACCGGCTGGGGAGACGGCGAGAAACGGACGGTCGATGACCTCTGAGCGATACCAATCGGACCAGACGGACGACGACCTGATGGTCGGGCTGACGGGCGCGAGGTTCGGCCCGACGTCGGGCAGACGGATTCGCCGTGCGCAGGCCGACGAGGACGCGGCATTCGCGCCGCCGAACCAGGCGGACGAGGGGCGGTCGACGATCGGTACGACCGGCGCGCGGTTCGGCGGTGCCGCCCGCCGCCGACGCGACACGCCCGAGGGTCAGCCGAGGTCGACGCCCACGCCGCCGAGCGGGGACTCCGGGCACGTCATGCATATCGACTTCGACCGCACCGCCGCCCGACTGCCTGCCGCCTTCGACGATCTCGACGAACCCATCTGGCCGCCCGGGCTGGCCGGAATGGACGGCTGGGGCGCGATCACCTTCGAGGAATCCCTGGTCCGCCCGTATGCCAGGACCGGCGGGCGCACCTCCGTCGGTCTCGACCTGAGCATGGAGACGCTGATCTCCGCGACGGCCGAGCCGATGCCGTTCGCCGTCGCCGCCCGCCCGGAACTCCGCCGGATCACCGAGATCTGCGCGGAACCCTGCTCTCTCGCCGAGGTCGCCGCATTGATCGCCCTGCCGATCGGCGTCACCAAGGTCCTGATCGCCGACCTCGTGGAATGCAACGGAGTCCGGGTACACCCGCCGATCGATACCCAGGCGCTCGTGATGGACGGTGCCTTCCTACAGCGGGTGCTCACGGGACTGCAGCGACTCTGACCATCGCGGCAGGCGACGCGAATCGAGACGGCGACCAGCCGCGGTTCGCTCCACGACCGCGTCGCCCGCCGCCCGGGTCGTTTCCCCGCGAAGGGCGGGGGTACCCGCCGCACATGAATGCAGTACAGCGATGGTTGAAGTCGATCGAATCCCGGCAGTCGCTGGACGCGGTGGCCGAACGGCTGCGCTCGCGGGTCCGGCCCTTCCTCCGCGAGCGCCCCGGCCTGGATAGAGCGCTGCGAGGCAAATGGCTGGGCCACCCCGCCCATCCGGCACTCGTCGCGATGCCCATCGGCTGCTACGGCGCCGCAGCGGTCTGCGACCTGCTCGGCCGCCGGGTGACGGCCCGACATCTGATCTCGCTGGGCCTGCTCACTGTCCCGCCTGCGGCGATCACGGGACTCGCCGACTGGAGTGAGCTGGACCTGCGGCAACGCCGCGTCGGCTTCGTGCACGCCTCCGCGAATATCGCGTCGTCGGTCTGCTACCTGATGTCGTGGACTGCTCGACACCGCAGTAACGACACCGCCGGACGCGGCTGGGCGCTGCTCGGACTGCTCACCGTCAGCGCGGCCGGTGCGATCGGCGGACATCTGGCCTACGCGCAGGGCGCAGGCGTCTTCCGCTGGTCCCGGCCCGCCGAGGCAGCCGACGGGCCTGCGGGACCGATGCCACGCACGCCGGAGGACGACGCCGCCGGCAGTCATCGAGAGCGAACGTCGGGGTCGGGCAGACAGTGACCGCAGCAGGCATCCGGGTGGTGGTCGTGGGGGCCACCGGCAATGTGGGCACCGCCCTGGTCCGCACCCTCGCAGGCGACTCCCGAGTCGCCTCGATCGTCGGAGTGGCCCGACGCCAACCGTCCTGGCGACCGCCGAAGACGACGTGGCGGACCGCCGATATCACCGACGACGACCTCGTCGAGATCTTCCGGGGCGCCGACGTCGTCGTACACCTGGCCTGGCGGTTCCAGCCGACGCACTCCCCCGATGTCACCTGGCGCACCAACGTTCTGGGTGGCATTCGGGTATTCGAAGCGGTCGCCTTCGCGGGAGTGCCCGCCCTGGTGTACGCATCGTCGGTGGCGGCCTATTCCCCCGGCCCCAAGAATCGTGGCGTGGACGAGAGCTGGCCGACCCATGGTTGGCCGGGCGCCGCATACAGCCGGGAGAAGGCCTATCTGGAGCGGGTGCTGGACACGGTGGAGGACAGCCAGCCCGATCTCCGGGTGGTGCGCATCCGTCCGGGCTTCATCCTGCAACGGCAGGCCGCCCAGCAACAACGCAGGCTGTTCGCCGGTCCCCTGATTCCGTCGGTGTTGTTGCGGCCGGGCGGGATACCGGTGGTCCCTGATCTTCCGGGCCTGAGATTCCAGGTTTTGCACGCCCAGGATGTCGCCGAGGCCTTCCGGCTCGCCGCGCTGAGCCGATCGGCCGGTGGGTTCAATCTGGCCGCCGAGCCGATCGTCGATGCCGAGCTGCTGGCCGACTGCCTCGATGCCACGGTGGTACGACTCCCGGCACGCCCGGTACGGGCGGCGATGTCGGCGGCCTGGCGGTTGCGTGCGGTCGCGGCCTCGCCCGATCTGCTCGACACCCTGCTGCGCCTGCCGGTGTTGGACACGACCAGGGCGCGGGTGGAACTCGGGTGGTCACCGGTGCACACCTCCCGTGATGCCCTGGGCGAGTTCTTCCTGGGCCTGCGGACCGGCCCGGGGCCGACCCCGCCGCTGGCGGCGCAGGGGCTCGGCCGACTCCGAACCATCGGACGACGGTAGTCGTCCCCGGGAACCCGCCGGTATCGGTTCACGGCTCGGGTGAAACCGCGGCGGATCTCGGTCGGCGTCCTCAGCGGAGTCCGTCGAGGACTCCGGTGAGGACCGGATGCCAACGGTCGGCGATCTTGCGGTCGCCTCCCTCGACCGGGTGCACCCCGTCATAGGTGTCGTTACCGGTGTCGAACCCGGTCCACTGGTCCACGACGAGCACCGGGGACGTCTCGGTGCTCAAGCCATCGGCCCACGCGGGGATGGCGGCGTTCAACTCGACGACCCGTTGGGCGCACTCCCCGCAGTTGACCGGGTTCATCGGGATGATCTGTGCGACGAGGATCCGCATGTCCGGATTCGACTCGCGCATCTGGGTGACGAGGGTGGTGAACGCGGACAGGATCGACTCGGTGGGCCGGGCGCTCCAGGCGTCGTTGGTGCCCAGATGCATCAGGACGACGTCCGGGTCGGTGGCCGAGAGCCAGCCCGGCAGCAGGTTCTGCTCGGCGATCCCGGTGGCGAGGAAGCCGCCATGTCCCTCGTTGTCCCCGTCGTGTTCGACGCCGCAGCCCTGCGGGCCGAGGGTTCCGACGAAATCGACATCGGTGTGCCCGGAGTTCTGCAGGTCGTTCCACAACATCGCTCGCCAGCATCCCGGGGATCCGGTGATCGAGTCGCCCAGCGGCATGATGCGCAGCGGATCCTGGGCGGAGACCGCCGTTCCCGCGCCGACACCGACGAACATGGCCGTCAGCACCGTCAACACCATGCCGAACACCGAGGTGCGTCCGAGTCTGCCCCGTAACCCACGCATCGATCGCCTCCTGTGCTCTGCGGCGACCCGGTGGGTTGGTGCTTCGGCATGCGGAGGCGGGATCGCCGGACGCCCATCGACGAATCGATGTCGGACCGCATGTCGAGGTCGAGCAACCGGGTGAGATGCTCCTACCGCCTCGACCGTACGACGACCGCGTCCGGGGCGGTATCGCCCCATCGGCGGCATTGTCGACGTCTGGCGGAGGGATTCGTCCGATCACGACTGCCGCAACAGCCGCAGCGGGTCGTCGGTGATCCCGAAGCGCTGTCGTAGCACGCGCCGAGCGGCATGCAGGCCCGCCATGCCATGGACGCCGGGGCCGGGAGGCGTCGAGGCCGAGCAGAGGTAGACCCCGTCCAGGGGCGTGGCATAGGGATCGAACCGGAGTACCGGACGTGCGATCAACTGGCGCAGGGTGACGGCCCCCGCCGCGATGTCGCCGCCGACGTAGTTGGCGTCGTGTCCCTGGAGGTCCATCGCGGTCCGAACCCGGTGCGCCGCCACGATCTCCCGGAATCCCGGGGCGAATCGCTCGATCTGGTCGATCACCGCCGCGCTCACGTCCCGGTCGGAGCCCTGCGGCACGTGTGCATAGGTCCACAGCGTGTGGCTGCCTGCGGGTGCCCTTCCCGGGTCGACGACGCCTGGCTGCACGGCCAGCACGAAGGGGCGTTCGGCGTGCAGGCCCGCTGCCACGGCACGCTGGGCGACGACCGCATCGGCCCGGCTGCCGATCAGATGCAGCGTCCCTGCCGATGCGCAATCGGAGTTCGCCCAGGGCACCGGGGCTCTCAGCGCGAAGTCGACCTTGCAGGCCGCACCGCCGTAGCGGAACGCCGCAAGCCGGCGGGCGTACCGTTCGGGCAACTCGGAGCCCGCGATCCGCAGCAGCCCGGCGGGCGTGAGATCGAGCAGCACCGCGCGAGCCCTCGGCAGCTGTGCGAGCCGGTCGATCCGGCTTCCCGTGATCACCCGACTGCCATGCGCCCGCAGATCGGCCACGAGGGCGTCCGTGATCGCCGCGCTACCGCCCTCGGGGATCGGCCACCCCACGCCGTGCGCCAGCGCTGCCAGCAACAACCCGGCCCCGGCCGGCGCGATCGCCTGTGACGGGGCGATCGCATGGGCACAGACTCCGGTGAACATCGCGGGCGCGATCTCATCTCGGAATCGCAGATTCCACAGCGGCGAGCCCTGCTCCAACATCCGACGAGCCAGCCGGATGGCCGAGAGCGGATCGGCGGGTACACCACGCAGATCCGACATCGCCAGGTCGACCACCCCTGGCCAGGCCGCCGCGAGCGGACCGAGCAGGCCACGCCATGCCCGGCCGTCGACGCCGAGGCCCGCCGCCGTGCGGCCCAGATCCCGCCAGGCCAACCCCGCCCGACCGCCGTCCAGCGGATGCGCGTAGGCCAGGTCCGGTTGAAGCATCCGCACGCCGTGCGCCGCGAGATCGAAAGCACGGAAGAACGGGGAGGCCAGGCCCATCGGGTGGACGGCCGAACAGACATCGTGCCGATGACCGGGCAGCGTCGACTCCTCGGTGCGCGCCCCACCGCCGGGGGTCGACGCAGCCTCGTGCACCTCGACGGACAGTCCGGCCCTGGCCAGGATCACCGCAGCGGCCAGCCCGTTGGGGCCCGCGCCCACGACCACGGCGTCGAGCGAGGAATCGGTGGTCATCGGTGTCCTTCCGCCGGGGCCGGACCGCGCTAGGCGACGCGGCTGCCACCCGCCCATCGCGGCCGATCGCGGTGTTCCCAGTCCACGGCGTCGAGTGTGGACCCCTGCGTGTCGAGGCGCCGTGGCGGCGCGGCGTCGGAGACCGGTGGAGCGATCAGCGCCGGTCTGCCCGGTTCCGGGCTGCGCCGAGATTCCTGGCGTCGCACCAGCGCGAGCAATCCGAGTCCCAGGACCAGCAGGCCGTGCGAGGCCACCCGCATCAACTCCACCTCGCCGATGACGAGGTCGCGCACGCTGAAGATCGCGAGTATCAGCACGAAACCACCGAGCACCGGCAGCATTCCCCGGGAGAGCCCGGTGCGCAGCGCGGCCCAGAGCATGCCGAGGCCGATGGCCAGGCTCCACGCGGTGCTCTCGTTGAGCAGGTGCACCGAACCGGCGGCATCGTGGCCGAGCCCGTGGTCGAAGCCGAAGAGCTGGGCGATCGCCAGTGCCAGCTGCCCGATCCCGACCAGGCCCAGGGCCACCCGCGCCACCGATGGAGGGCGCACGGTGTGTTCGGCGGCGGCCAGGATCCGCTCGGTGAGGTCGGGAGTCGACACCGCAGGACGGACCCGCATCGATCTGGTCAATGCGGTGGCCTGTTGTTGCCAGATCCGGCATTCCACACAGGTCTTCAGGTGTTCGTCGGTCCGTTGCGCCTGCACGGGCTCCAGCTCGGAATCGAGCCGGGCGGACAACGCGTCACGGCAGCTGTCGCACTCCACGCGGAGAATTCTCCTCCATTCGGCGGACCGGGTCAGTATGACGATTGCGCTAATCTTCCGATCTGTGACCTGGCCGGCCGACGCCGATGTCGACCTCGATACGACAGATTCGGCTCTCGCAGCGAGTGCCGGAGATCGTCGTGCCCTGGAACGCTTCATCCGGGCCACCCAGCACGATGTGTGGCGGTTCACCGCGCATCTCGCCGGTACGGCGTCGGCGGACGACCTGACCCAGGAGACCTACCTGCGCATGCTGCGCGGGCTATCGAGTTTCCAGGGTAGATGCTCGGCACGGATCTGGTTGCTGTCCATCGCCCGCCGGGTCGTCGTCGACCAGTATCGCAAGGCGGGCCGCAGGCCGCGTCAGGTGTCGGGTATGGACCTCACCCAGCTCGCGGACGCGACCGCACGGCCGGGCTCGACCTCGGGCGGCTTCGAGGATGCGGTCGAACTCGATCTGCTGCTGGCCGATCTGGCGCCGCAGCGGCGGGAGGTCCTGGTACTGACCCAGCTGCTCGGGCTGTCCTATGAGGAGGCTGCGCTGGTGTGTCGCTGCCCCGTCGGCACCATCCGATCCCGAGTCGCCCGTGCCCGCAGCGAACTGATCCGCGCCCTGAACGCCGCACACGACGGCGAGTGAGCCGAACAGCACGCAGGCGCCGGGGCATTGTGTGCCCGATCACCGTCCATTAGTCTCGAATCGCCGCCACAGGAAGCCGGGTCCTGTCGTCGCCGGCGTGCTGTCCTCGGTCCGCCCGACGCTTCCCCGCTCGCGGGTTCACTCCCGGATCCTTCCCTGAGGTAGGTCATGAGAAGACGACTCGTATCCCTCGGCACGGCCGTGTGTGCGCTGCTCCTCGCGCTCTTCGTCGTCCCCACCGCGCACGCCGAAACCGGCTTCCACATCGAGAACGGCAGACTGCACGAGTCCAACGGCTCGGAATTCGTCATGCGGGGGGTCAACCACCCCCATTCCTGGTTCACCAACGAGACGCCCCAGTCGCTGGCCGACATCAAATCGCTGGGCGCCAACACCGTGCGCGTCGTCCTGAGCAGCGGCGATCAATGGACCGAGAACGATGCCGCCGACGTCGCCGAGGTCATCGGCCAATGCAAGGCCAACCGGCTGATCTGCGTGTTGGAGGTACACGACACCACCGGTTACGGCGAGCAGCCCACTGCGGTCAGTCTGGACCGAGCGGTGGACTACTGGCTGCGAATCCAGAGCGCATTGGTCGGTCAGGAGGACTACGTCCTGGTCAACATCGGCAACGAGCCCTTCGGCAACAACAACTACACCGGTTGGGGCGCCGACACCTCGGCCGCCATCGGCAGGCTGCGGGCCGCGGGCTTCGATCACACCCTGGTCGTCGACGCGCCGAACTGGGGACAGGACTGGTCGGGGACCATGCGCAGCCAGGCTGCGGGCGTGTTCGCCTCCGATCCCGATGCCAACACCCTGTTCTCGATCCACATGTACGGCGTCTACGACAACGCCACCGCCGTCAGTGATTACCTCGAGTACTTCGTCGACCAGGGCCTGCCCATCATGGTCGGCGAGTTCGGCCACGATCACTCCGACGGCAATCCCGACGAGGACGCCATCCTCGCGACCACCGAGTCGCTGGGCCTCGGCTATCTCGGCTGGTCGTGGAGCGGCAACAGCGGCGGCGTCGACTACCTGGACATGGTCGAGAACTTCGACCTGAACAGCCTGACGTCCTGGGGCGAGCGCATCTTCCACGGTGAGAACGGAATCGCCGAGACCGCCGAGGAGGCAGCCGTCTTCGGTGGCGGTGCGGCCGACTGATCGACCGATCACGGCTCGGAGTCCGAGACGGGACGTCCACGGTGTACTGCGCCGACTCGGTATGCGTCGGCGTCCCGTCGCGGGCTCGGGTACGGTTCGTCGGCGGTTGTCCAGACAGCACCGCGCGATGTCCAGCCGTTGGGAGTCGTTGACACTCCTCGGGGCGCTTGGTGCGATCGATGATGTGGTCGCCACCGTGCTCACGCGCCGCCGTCATGTGGACTACGTCCGCGTGACCACCCAATCCTGTGCGAGATCCGGTCCTGGCTCCTGTTCGGCACCGGCCCCCTCGTGAGGAAGCCCATGGCACAACCGTTCTCGCCGCCCCCGACCACCATCCGAGCACCCGAAGATCCGATGGACGACGCGGCCGTGACCGTCACCTTGAGCACCGACGATCACGACCCGGCGAGCCTCGCGGGCCGGCTGGTCGAGATCATCGGCACGGTGTTGGACCCGCAGTCGGTCACGGTGACCGTTCGCGGCGCCTCACTACGATCCGCCGCCCCACGACCGCGCCCCGCCGGTGCGACGGCGCCACCCAGACACATGGTGCCGGTCGGTTCCGGGTCGGTTCCGGTGCTGATCGACGTTCCCTCCCGGCGCGTCGTCTGCCGTGGACTGCCGATCGAGCTGACCCGCCTGGAGTTCGACCTGCTGCTGTTCCTCTGCGAGCACCGAGACCGGGTACATCGCAGGACATCGCTGATCAATCGACTCTGGGGTGCCAGCCACGAGCCGCCGGGCAATCGCACGGTGGACGTGCACATCCGCCGGATCCGCGCGAAGCTCGGCGACGAGGCCGAGGTGATCAGCACCGTCCGTGGGATCGGGTACCGGGTGGACGTCGACGCCGAGGTGATCGTCCGATATCACTCGCCGCCTGCCCCGGCACACCGGCCGTAGGCCGAATGCGGCGGATCAGTCCTCGTCGTCGTCGTCGGTCCAGCGGCGCCGCTTCTTCTTGGGATGCCGGATGACGTCGTCGCCGAGTAGCGAGAAGCTCTTGATCCGCACCACGGGCGAGTTCGGCAGCACCGCGCTCTCGTCGACCTTGACCGTGGAGTCACCCAGCAGCCGGAAGCCCTTCGAGTGCTCTACCCGGACTCCCTTGGGCACGATGATCTCGTAATCGCCGAGGACCCCGAACAGGGTGATCTCGACCTCCGGGCCGCCTAGTTCGGCATTGCTGAGGTCGATCTTGTTGTCTCCGAGGACGGAGAAGAATCCCATCCGACGGTGCACCCGCCACCGGCCGCTGACCTTGTTGTCGCCCAGCAGGGCCAGTTTCCACTTCCGCTTCGCAGAAGGGTCCTTCTCGACCTTGGCAGGCGCCGCATCGGCCGATCGATCCGCCGCGACCGGCAGGTCCGTGACCAGTTTCTCCAGCTGTCCCCTGGTGTCCGCCGCGTAGGCGAGCCCGACGCGTTCGGTGAACTCCTCCAGGGTCAACCGTCCCTCGCCGACCGCCTGGTTCAGCAGGGTGGCGGTCTGGTCGCGCTCGGCATCGGAGACACGGACCTCTGGTCGGCGATCGGGTTGCTCGGTCACGTAAGCCATCCTATGGGGTGAGCGATCTTCGATCGGCAGCCCGGGAGCGACGACTGATCGACCGTCGCCCACCGACGCGGCCTGCACGGTGCGGACCGGACCGATAGGGCCGCGCTCGGTCAGTCCTCCAGTGCGCGGCGACGCTTGCGCTTCTTGCGCTTCGGGTTCTTGATCTCTTGCCCGCCCATGAAGTTGTACGTACGGATCCGCACGACCGGCGCGTTGGGCAGCACCTCGTCCTGATCGATCTTGACATCGTCGCCGCCCATCAGGTTGAAGCCGCCCACATGCTCGACCCGGACGCCTCGGGGAACGATCACGGTGTGACCGCCCATGATGCCGATCAGCACCAGCTCAACCTCCGGTGCATCCAGCTCGGCATCGCAGAGGTTGATGTCGCTGCCGCCCATGAATCCGAAGAAGCCCATCTTGCGACGGACTCGCCAGCGGCCCTTGAGGTCGCTGCCACCCATGATCGCCAGGTCCCACTTCCGGCGGTCCGCGTCACCAGCGTCGTCGGAACGCACCACCACGCCCTGCGAGGCATCCGGGGTCGCCACGTCCCGAGCGACCGGCAGGTCGGCGACCAGCTGGTCCAGTTCACGCCGAGTGGTCGCCTCATAGACCAGGCCCACCCGTTCGGTGAACTCGTCGAGGCTGATCCGTCCCTCCCCGACCGCTTGGTTCAGCAGTGTGGCGATCTCATTGCGTTCGACATCGGAGGCACGGACCTCCGGTCTGCGGTCCGGTTGTTCCGTCACGCTCACACACCCTAATGGGATCGGGTATCGGTTGAAGCAGGTATGACCTCAACGAACCGCGCAGACCATCGCCCACCGTCGATCAGCCGACAGGCAGCAGACCCTCCGGGTCGTGGATCGCCCGACCACGCAGCACCGTCGCCCGACACACCGGCAGGTCGACATCCGGCTGGAGATTCGGAAGCCGAGGAACCCTGGACCGGGGGTCGGTGGACCACCGGGCGATCCGGTTGTCGGCTGCCGGTGCGACCAGCTCGCCTGCCGTCCAGATCGCGTAGGTCGCCGAGGCACCAGGGACCAGCGATCCGGTCAACTCGTCGGAGGCGCCGGAGGCACGCCAGCCGCCTCGGGTGTGCGCGGTGAACGCGGCCCGGGGCGAGATCCCCGCGCCGGGGGTTCGGTGGTGCACCGCAGCGCGAACCGCGGCCCAGGGGCCGATCGGGGTCACCGGGGCGTCGGAACCGAAGGCCAGCGACACGCCTGCCGAGGCGAGGGTGGCGAAGGGATTGAGCCCGATCCCCCTGGTCGCGCCCAGACGATCGACGTACATCCCGTCCGGCCCGCCCCACAATGCATCGAACATCGGCTGCACGGAGGCGATGACTCCCCACCGGGACAGGGCGGCGGCCTGCTCGGCGTCGACCATCTCCAGGTGTTCCAGTCGATGTCCACGCACGGTCAGCGCCTGAAGCCCGACCACGGCCTCGGCACGACGGAAACCCTCGATGACCTCGGCGGTGGCCCTGTCGCCGATGACGTGGAATCCCGCCTGCATGCCATGTCGAGTGCATTCCACGAGGTGGTCGGCGATCTGGGTCGAGTCCAGGTAGGCGGCGCCGCTGGTGTCGGGGGCGTCCGTGTAGGGCTCGGTCAGCAGAGCGGTTCGGGAGCCGAGCGCACCGTCGACGAACAGATCGCCCGCCAACCCCGCCACCCGCAACCGTCGGGCGACGCCGGCCGAGGCGAGTTCACCCCAGTACGCGGTCACCTCGGGCAGATCCTCGGTGCCCGCGAGGACGAGTAGATCGGTGAGGTCCTGGGGGTCGGAGATGTCCGGGCCTGCGCACTCGTGCACGGCGGCGATCCCCTGCGCGGCGGCATGCCGCAGGAATCCGTGTTGGGCCCGACGACGCTGAGCCGCGTCGATGCTGTTCCTGGCCACCGCTCGTACCGCGTGATGGGCCTGGGCGGTCAAGGGGCCGTCGGGGTGGAAACCGGGCGCG
This Actinoalloteichus hymeniacidonis DNA region includes the following protein-coding sequences:
- a CDS encoding DUF1707 SHOCT-like domain-containing protein, producing MTEQPDRRPEVRVSDAERDQTATLLNQAVGEGRLTLEEFTERVGLAYAADTRGQLEKLVTDLPVAADRSADAAPAKVEKDPSAKRKWKLALLGDNKVSGRWRVHRRMGFFSVLGDNKIDLSNAELGGPEVEITLFGVLGDYEIIVPKGVRVEHSKGFRLLGDSTVKVDESAVLPNSPVVRIKSFSLLGDDVIRHPKKKRRRWTDDDDED
- a CDS encoding phytoene desaturase family protein, which translates into the protein MTTDSSLDAVVVGAGPNGLAAAVILARAGLSVEVHEAASTPGGGARTEESTLPGHRHDVCSAVHPMGLASPFFRAFDLAAHGVRMLQPDLAYAHPLDGGRAGLAWRDLGRTAAGLGVDGRAWRGLLGPLAAAWPGVVDLAMSDLRGVPADPLSAIRLARRMLEQGSPLWNLRFRDEIAPAMFTGVCAHAIAPSQAIAPAGAGLLLAALAHGVGWPIPEGGSAAITDALVADLRAHGSRVITGSRIDRLAQLPRARAVLLDLTPAGLLRIAGSELPERYARRLAAFRYGGAACKVDFALRAPVPWANSDCASAGTLHLIGSRADAVVAQRAVAAGLHAERPFVLAVQPGVVDPGRAPAGSHTLWTYAHVPQGSDRDVSAAVIDQIERFAPGFREIVAAHRVRTAMDLQGHDANYVGGDIAAGAVTLRQLIARPVLRFDPYATPLDGVYLCSASTPPGPGVHGMAGLHAARRVLRQRFGITDDPLRLLRQS
- a CDS encoding winged helix-turn-helix domain-containing protein; amino-acid sequence: MAQPFSPPPTTIRAPEDPMDDAAVTVTLSTDDHDPASLAGRLVEIIGTVLDPQSVTVTVRGASLRSAAPRPRPAGATAPPRHMVPVGSGSVPVLIDVPSRRVVCRGLPIELTRLEFDLLLFLCEHRDRVHRRTSLINRLWGASHEPPGNRTVDVHIRRIRAKLGDEAEVISTVRGIGYRVDVDAEVIVRYHSPPAPAHRP
- a CDS encoding sigma-70 family RNA polymerase sigma factor is translated as MTWPADADVDLDTTDSALAASAGDRRALERFIRATQHDVWRFTAHLAGTASADDLTQETYLRMLRGLSSFQGRCSARIWLLSIARRVVVDQYRKAGRRPRQVSGMDLTQLADATARPGSTSGGFEDAVELDLLLADLAPQRREVLVLTQLLGLSYEEAALVCRCPVGTIRSRVARARSELIRALNAAHDGE
- a CDS encoding ECF transporter S component; amino-acid sequence: MTVRPRAGTAVVRITPRRAAVLTLAALAGVAMFLWPLFVAPPADPTARAVDAPLVFVILLPLLLAIVLAELSDSGMDAKALALLGVLSAVNAGLRPLGAGTAGIETVFFLLVLAGRVFGPGFGFLLGSTSLFASALLTAGIGPWLPFQMLSSSLLGLGAGLLPARPRGRAEIAMLACYGVLAAYVFGFLMNMWSWPLLTGTDTALSFVPGGPIAENLHRFLLFTLTTSTLGWDTGRAITNLVAILLVGPAVLTVLRRAARRAAWA
- a CDS encoding DUF742 domain-containing protein, with the translated sequence MTSERYQSDQTDDDLMVGLTGARFGPTSGRRIRRAQADEDAAFAPPNQADEGRSTIGTTGARFGGAARRRRDTPEGQPRSTPTPPSGDSGHVMHIDFDRTAARLPAAFDDLDEPIWPPGLAGMDGWGAITFEESLVRPYARTGGRTSVGLDLSMETLISATAEPMPFAVAARPELRRITEICAEPCSLAEVAALIALPIGVTKVLIADLVECNGVRVHPPIDTQALVMDGAFLQRVLTGLQRL
- a CDS encoding SGNH/GDSL hydrolase family protein, which produces MRGLRGRLGRTSVFGMVLTVLTAMFVGVGAGTAVSAQDPLRIMPLGDSITGSPGCWRAMLWNDLQNSGHTDVDFVGTLGPQGCGVEHDGDNEGHGGFLATGIAEQNLLPGWLSATDPDVVLMHLGTNDAWSARPTESILSAFTTLVTQMRESNPDMRILVAQIIPMNPVNCGECAQRVVELNAAIPAWADGLSTETSPVLVVDQWTGFDTGNDTYDGVHPVEGGDRKIADRWHPVLTGVLDGLR
- a CDS encoding NAD-dependent epimerase/dehydratase family protein, coding for MTAAGIRVVVVGATGNVGTALVRTLAGDSRVASIVGVARRQPSWRPPKTTWRTADITDDDLVEIFRGADVVVHLAWRFQPTHSPDVTWRTNVLGGIRVFEAVAFAGVPALVYASSVAAYSPGPKNRGVDESWPTHGWPGAAYSREKAYLERVLDTVEDSQPDLRVVRIRPGFILQRQAAQQQRRLFAGPLIPSVLLRPGGIPVVPDLPGLRFQVLHAQDVAEAFRLAALSRSAGGFNLAAEPIVDAELLADCLDATVVRLPARPVRAAMSAAWRLRAVAASPDLLDTLLRLPVLDTTRARVELGWSPVHTSRDALGEFFLGLRTGPGPTPPLAAQGLGRLRTIGRR
- a CDS encoding DUF2231 domain-containing protein, encoding MNAVQRWLKSIESRQSLDAVAERLRSRVRPFLRERPGLDRALRGKWLGHPAHPALVAMPIGCYGAAAVCDLLGRRVTARHLISLGLLTVPPAAITGLADWSELDLRQRRVGFVHASANIASSVCYLMSWTARHRSNDTAGRGWALLGLLTVSAAGAIGGHLAYAQGAGVFRWSRPAEAADGPAGPMPRTPEDDAAGSHRERTSGSGRQ
- a CDS encoding zf-HC2 domain-containing protein — translated: MECDSCRDALSARLDSELEPVQAQRTDEHLKTCVECRIWQQQATALTRSMRVRPAVSTPDLTERILAAAEHTVRPPSVARVALGLVGIGQLALAIAQLFGFDHGLGHDAAGSVHLLNESTAWSLAIGLGMLWAALRTGLSRGMLPVLGGFVLILAIFSVRDLVIGEVELMRVASHGLLVLGLGLLALVRRQESRRSPEPGRPALIAPPVSDAAPPRRLDTQGSTLDAVDWEHRDRPRWAGGSRVA
- a CDS encoding glycoside hydrolase family 5 protein encodes the protein MRRRLVSLGTAVCALLLALFVVPTAHAETGFHIENGRLHESNGSEFVMRGVNHPHSWFTNETPQSLADIKSLGANTVRVVLSSGDQWTENDAADVAEVIGQCKANRLICVLEVHDTTGYGEQPTAVSLDRAVDYWLRIQSALVGQEDYVLVNIGNEPFGNNNYTGWGADTSAAIGRLRAAGFDHTLVVDAPNWGQDWSGTMRSQAAGVFASDPDANTLFSIHMYGVYDNATAVSDYLEYFVDQGLPIMVGEFGHDHSDGNPDEDAILATTESLGLGYLGWSWSGNSGGVDYLDMVENFDLNSLTSWGERIFHGENGIAETAEEAAVFGGGAAD